A window of the Pseudomonas gozinkensis genome harbors these coding sequences:
- the tal gene encoding transaldolase, with protein sequence MTSKLEQLKQFTTVVADTGDFEAIARVKPVDATTNPSLLLKAAAIPAYAELLNASVRDCKGDVGLASDRFGVAVGQEILKVIPGRISTEVDARLSFDKDAMLKRAHRLIELYDKAGVGRDRVLIKIASTWEGIRAAEILEKEGIQTNLTLLFSFAQAAACADAGVFLISPFVGRIYDWYKKANGNDYTGADDPGVQSVTRIYNYYKANDYKTVVMGASFRNLNQIEQLAGCDRLTISPDLIEKLAADTGKLERKLAPGHAGEARLSLNEAQFRWLSNEDAMATEKLAEGIRQFARDQEKLEALLQAKL encoded by the coding sequence ATGACTTCCAAGCTGGAACAACTCAAACAGTTCACCACCGTCGTGGCCGACACCGGCGACTTCGAAGCGATTGCCCGGGTCAAACCGGTCGACGCCACCACCAACCCTTCCCTGCTGCTCAAGGCCGCGGCGATTCCGGCCTACGCCGAACTGCTGAACGCCAGCGTGCGCGACTGCAAGGGCGATGTCGGCCTGGCCAGCGACCGTTTCGGCGTCGCGGTCGGTCAGGAAATCCTCAAGGTCATTCCGGGCCGCATTTCCACCGAAGTGGATGCGCGCCTGTCGTTCGACAAGGACGCGATGCTCAAGCGTGCGCACCGTCTGATCGAGCTGTACGACAAGGCCGGCGTTGGCCGTGACCGCGTGCTGATCAAGATCGCCTCGACCTGGGAAGGCATCCGCGCCGCCGAGATCCTCGAGAAGGAAGGCATCCAGACCAACCTGACCCTGCTGTTCTCCTTCGCTCAGGCCGCTGCCTGCGCCGATGCCGGCGTGTTCCTGATCTCCCCGTTCGTGGGCCGCATCTACGACTGGTACAAGAAGGCCAACGGCAACGACTACACCGGTGCCGACGATCCGGGCGTGCAGTCGGTGACGCGCATCTACAACTACTACAAGGCCAATGACTACAAGACCGTGGTCATGGGCGCGAGCTTCCGCAACCTCAACCAGATCGAGCAACTGGCCGGCTGCGATCGCCTGACCATCAGCCCGGACCTGATCGAGAAGCTGGCAGCCGACACCGGCAAGCTGGAACGCAAACTCGCTCCGGGCCATGCCGGCGAAGCGCGCCTGAGCCTCAACGAAGCGCAATTCCGCTGGTTGTCCAACGAAGACGCGATGGCCACCGAGAAACTGGCCGAAGGCATCCGTCAGTTTGCCCGCGACCAGGAAAAACTCGAGGCGCTGCTGCAAGCCAAGCTGTAA
- the rssC gene encoding anti-sigma factor antagonist RssC — protein MSTGRIQFAEQDGTFVLKFVGEVRLTLCSALDATIEKIFTALNFNAIVIDLTETRSIDSTTLGLLAKLSILSRQKVGLLPTVVTTHEDITRLLQSMGFEQVFNIVNHPVPCPECLDDLPDQDQSEEVVRIKVLEAHKILMGLNDSNREAFHDLVNALERH, from the coding sequence ATGAGTACCGGTAGAATCCAGTTCGCCGAGCAGGATGGCACCTTCGTCCTCAAGTTCGTCGGTGAAGTTCGCCTGACCCTGTGTTCGGCGTTGGATGCGACTATTGAAAAAATCTTCACCGCGCTGAATTTCAACGCGATCGTGATCGATTTGACCGAAACCCGCAGCATCGACAGCACCACGTTGGGCCTGCTGGCCAAACTGTCGATCCTGTCGCGGCAGAAGGTCGGCCTGCTGCCGACCGTGGTCACCACCCACGAGGACATCACCCGTCTGCTGCAGTCGATGGGTTTCGAGCAGGTGTTCAATATCGTCAACCATCCCGTGCCGTGCCCGGAATGCCTCGATGACCTGCCGGATCAGGATCAGTCGGAAGAGGTGGTGCGGATCAAGGTGCTCGAAGCGCACAAGATCCTCATGGGCCTGAACGACTCCAACCGCGAAGCTTTCCATGACCTGGTGAATGCCCTCGAACGGCACTGA